From Natrinema sp. CBA1119:
TTCCGCTCGCGACCGCATTGATTTTGCGAGCGCCCACCCGCCGCTGCTGGACCGCTGTCTCCTCGAGATCGGTCAACATCGCTCGCTCGATGACCAGCAGTTCGGCCTGTTTCTCGGCCCGTTCGATCTCCCAGACGCTCCAGACGCCGGACGTTCCCAATCCGACGGCCGCGCCGAGACCGATCGTGATCACGGTGAGCCCGTCCGAAATGCCCGACAGGTAGGCCCCGACGACGACGCCGATGCTCGTCAGCGTCCCGTCGAACCCGTTGGAGATGAAGTATCGCCGCGAGATCGACCTGACTTCGTCGTCCTCGAGGAGGTCGCCGATGGAACTCACGTGTCGCCTCCGGTCACTTGTCCTGCGGCGTCTCGACCTGTTCGACGAGGCGATCGCCACAGACGACCTGATCGATCGAGTGCACCGTTCCGCCGAGGTCGGTGATGGCCTCCTCGAGAGCGTTTGCGTCGATTTCGTCGCCTTCGACCGTCAGCTTGAGGTTCTGGACCTCGCGATCGGTCTCGACCAGAACGACGTTGACGGCCTCGACGCCCGGACTGTCGGCGACGGTGTCGGCGAACTCGAGGATATCCGGCTCCTGTGGCTTCATCGCGTCGAGAACGAGCCGTCTGATAGCTGCGTTCATGACGCGTATGGTCGGTCTCGACACCCTTAGTGTCGAGGGACGCTTTCATCGATCGATTCGTCGGACGAGCGCGGCGACCGCGACGTAGGCGGGCAGACACACAGCGAGCACGATGCCGATGAGTCCCCAGTCCGCCGGCTCGAGCGGAACGGTCCCGAAGTACCGGTTGAGCGGCGTGTACAGCACCGCGAACTGGAGACCAATCGACGCCGCGACTGAGACCATGAGCCACGGATTCGACAGCGTCGGCGTCTCACGCAGCCACCGGATGACGTAGAGCTTCCCGAACTCGAGGACGACGAACGCCGTGAATACCATCGTCATCGCGTACGCCGTCACCTCGGCGGCTCCCTCGAGCGTGTAGACCATGAGCGCGAGCATGACGAGCGTGGTGACGGCCCCGGTCCCGCCGATCAGTCCGAGCATCGGCCGCCCGATGATCCCTCGATCGGGCTCCCGCGGCGGCCGCTCCATCACGTCACCGCTCTCCGGATCGGCGCCCAGCGCTAGCGCCGGCAGTCCGTCGGTCAGGAGGTTGATCCACAGTAACTGCACGGCCGGGAGGATGAGATAGCCGTACAGCGAGGCGATGAAGACGATCGCCACCTCCGCGACGTTCGCGCTGAGGAGGTAGGCGACGAACTTCCAGATATTGTCGAAAATTGCTCGTCCACGCTCGATGGCCCGTTCCATCGTCGCGTAGTTGTCGTCCAGCAGGACGATGTCCGAGGCCTGTCTGGCGACGTCCGTCCCG
This genomic window contains:
- a CDS encoding VIT1/CCC1 transporter family protein; this translates as MSSIGDLLEDDEVRSISRRYFISNGFDGTLTSIGVVVGAYLSGISDGLTVITIGLGAAVGLGTSGVWSVWEIERAEKQAELLVIERAMLTDLEETAVQQRRVGARKINAVASGIGPLIGILLPLAPFLAEGIAFSMLEATLVAIAVGVAVLFTFGAYLGSISKQNWIVAGIRMGLAGIVVAFLNLFLPG
- a CDS encoding DUF211 domain-containing protein translates to MNAAIRRLVLDAMKPQEPDILEFADTVADSPGVEAVNVVLVETDREVQNLKLTVEGDEIDANALEEAITDLGGTVHSIDQVVCGDRLVEQVETPQDK